In Zingiber officinale cultivar Zhangliang chromosome 1A, Zo_v1.1, whole genome shotgun sequence, the DNA window AATTTGTTTCTGCTGATGGTACCTCTCAAATAGAGGAATTTGAAGCTGTTACGGAGCATATAAGTAGAATAACCTTATTGGCAATGCCAGCAATACCAGAGGTGTCAAACTCTTCTGCAGAACCAATGGAAGTCTCAAAAACCAAGTCTTCTGGCCAGGATTTTGATAAGAAAATTCCAGCACTTAAAAAAAAGGTAAATTTGTTTCAAAGCCTGGACATGGCTCTGGTTCTATGCTTTCTTTCTCCTTTTATATTACAGTCAATTGCTTCCTAACAAAATAGGATCGATGTTCATGTGGCCATTCATTCAGAAACAAGTGCCTCCTGAGAAACTTAAACCAATACCTTCTGAAATGCCTAACGATCTTCACTTGCATTCTTCTAGCAGAAGCTAAGCTAGTCGGTGATCAACAAGGTATGAAACCTAAACAGACGGAGAAGATGAGAACAGTCAGAGAGTGACATGAGTAACTAAAACTCTTAGAAAACAGAACGAGGGAGTCACTCTCACGAGGTCGACAAAAATTTAGGTCAATCTAATTTATTGTGGCCACAAGTTGCAAGTTATTATATGATATTTGATCCCTCGGGGTTACGGTGTGCTCCCATAGTTAATCAAACATCCATGGGTCGATTCTCAGCTACAATGCATTGCATAATTAATTTCCTCTGGTAAAAAGATAATTCTGAAACGTTGGCTATGGAATGATGCGTCATTTGTATTTCTTGATTTATCTTGATGGTCAGTAGAAATTTTCATGGGGTCTAATCACCTTCAGGATTAGTTTGAAAAGTTAAATAATTGGATTAACAATTATCTGATATTTGATCTTCTCTCCTGAACTTAGgactaggggtgtcaattcgggtgggttgggttgggtcgggttgagttttttttttttttaacctaaccTGAACTTGACTTGAATCCGAGTTCTACCCAAAACACCTAAACCTGAAcctgaacccgaccaacccgatcaacccgaacccaacccataTAACCTAAAAATCTGATTCAAAACGatttttttgagttatttttcccataattcttcactttatctcaatactctatcattatcatacaaatatatataaaaacatctaaatttttaaaataaaatttgatttaacctcaaaaaaatccacaaaatcctatatttaagtcaacccgggtcaatcCGAACCTGACCCAATccgaaatttttttactctccaaccctctaacccgaacccgacccgaatccgaaaatgtccaacccgaatttgatttttttcgggtcgactcggatTGGATCGTCGGATCGGAtttatttttgacacccctactcAGGACCCCTATTGAATCTGTATCTTGATGGCGTGTGCCTGAACACGTTCCTTTCACAGAATCACAGTGACGTGGGTTTCGTCTTTCAACATTCTAGGTGATTACAATCCTTGACATTCGGAACTTTGAAGATCGTCTCACAAGTTGGTGAGTTACTTGACAAACAATTCAGCCTCTTTATTTGAATGGTTGCTCTAATGATTTGACGAGGATGTTTCATGTAGGGTGGTAAATAAATCAAAGGTTTATAAATATGATaaaaagtttatttatgtttaacaccaagatcaattaaatgaataagtttaaataatttattaaataaaatgaataaatttaaatatatgtgTTCAATTTATTAATATGCATGAACATATTTATGAACTTGTAaataatatttatcaataaaattcttattacatgttaaataaataaagaaaattttaaaataaataaataagtttattttatcaaatttaataattaattaaataaatttaaattttttaaataatcatataagtttaaattgaaattttgataacatttaaataaattaagtttgaatCAAATTaagcttataaaaaaaaatcacttggAATTCGGTTTGGTTCGTTCAGCGCGTCTCCCCCTGCCACTGGAATTTGGACCGAAAGACAATTAGTCCAAACTGTTTGAAGTCAACATAAATTGTCCATGTCTTCTGTAGAGATAGATTCGGTATACAAAGTCTCTTGAACGCTCACTTTAATTCCAGCTAAGTGAAGTGGATCTTCCGTTTCGTTGCAGCTGGAATTTCATCGGACGTTTTGACAGCAATTGCTCGACGCTGAGTAGATCTCAGTGCCAACTTCTCTTTATCTTTGTTTGGTGCTCAGCTAAGGAAATAGTTTTGCGGTTGACTCCATGAATTTCCATCACACACCTTTGTCTTATCAGTTGCAGTTAAAGCAACAGAACCTGGTGAATGTTTCATGAAGAGAAGAAACAGAGCTGAAGTACATATTCTACAAATGTATCTATTAGCTTTTACTACTTTGGCTTTGACATGGGTCGTTGAGGACGAGGTAGAGGAGTTCAAGCTGGGCTAAATTCAAGAAATTTTAAGTAGGTAAGTCAAGTATAGTGCAGCGGTAAAACATTCAACAGCTCTTAAGTATTCACGATTTGAATCATAATTATAATACATTGGCTCTCAAATACTCatggtttaaattttaattacgacgCATTGACTTCCTAATAATTACCATTCGAATCTCAATTATAATGTATTGTAGGGTATTTTCTATGGTGAAATGTTAAATCTTAGAAGTGGGTTATTGGATGTGAATCTGTTTATACTTTCGGATTCATTGGATGTGTGAACCAGAGAAATATCATCCACGGATTAGTTGACACTTTAATTTATCACAAGAAGTTTAGTTATGCCAATGCTCCAAGTTAAACAAGGGTAACGGATCTTTAAAATAAGAAAGACGaactgattttttttacttgatatcGAGTTTGAATATTAACAAGgtgaaataaatataaatatttattttttaaaacaaaatttaaaatgggaagccatttagaaaaaaaaaataaatcaggtAACATAACTTAGAACGATTGATTCAATCGTTGTTaagataaattgaaaaatatttacgCATCCTAGATACCCAATATATATGGTTGCACTATctacttagaaaaaaaaaatctctataatTATCTCATAATTAGAGATCGAATTATAAGTACTTAATATTTTGAATAACAACTTATCATTCATAGAGCGGTATAATATTCAAATTGTTATTGAGACACTTACACTAATtgaatttctttatttatttaataataacttGACACTTTAGCCCCCGGAAGCCATTTTGAGCCCTCatggatttttaatttaatttaagatgCTAAGAGCATCTCCAACTGGTGCCCTTTTACACCATTTTGGTGTAAAAAGGGCACCATATCCTCTCCAATGGTAACCCTAAAAATTGCACCAAAATGGTGCAAGTGAACAGTGCAGCACCATCTTGGTGCTGCACTGTTCACTTGCACCATTTTGGTGCAAGtagagatttttttaatataatatatcatAATAGGTaagttatatttaaaatatttttaaatattataaattaatatgatttaatttaattgaatttattatataaattttatatattataaatttaatatataaatttcaattaaatatatattataaattttaatatttgttatgttgctaagattataaatatattaaaatttataatattggtAAATAATGATGTATTATTAATGAAGTGTTAGTTGTCtagtgaaaatattttaaaaaaattatctaaattgtttatgattgt includes these proteins:
- the LOC122029625 gene encoding partner of Y14 and mago-like isoform X1 is translated as MGPMAKAGGAPPAIRLLSIPKEGERVLAPTRRPDGILRKPIRIRAGYVPQDEVAIYQSKGALLSKSSEATVPPGYDPDLAEKTKTKSARRNERKKEKRHQAALEKEKNMVSEGAEVVRTAKFVSADGTSQIEEFEAVTEHISRITLLAMPAIPEVSNSSAEPMEVSKTKSSGQDFDKKIPALKKKDRCSCGHSFRNKCLLRNLNQYLLKCLTIFTCILLAEAKLVGDQQGMKPKQTEKMRTVRE